In the Gossypium arboreum isolate Shixiya-1 chromosome 10, ASM2569848v2, whole genome shotgun sequence genome, one interval contains:
- the LOC108464847 gene encoding uncharacterized protein LOC108464847, whose product MNTRPQGLLPSDTENPSPKGKEHYKAFTLRSGKQTSEPVIYSTVASPDIGDINPDRKVDAEELVDVPDKEVPPTVVHMPYIRPSKLWMQLKVSPQPNVLLSIPFPQRFKRNENYKQYQQFLHTLEQLQINIPLVDAPVQISNYRKFMKDLLSKKKKLTDVETIALTEGCSTVLINKFPPKLKDPGSFTIPCLIGK is encoded by the coding sequence ATGAATACTCGACCACAAGGCTTATTACCTAGTGACACTGAAAATCCAAGCCCAAAGGGGAAAGAGCACTATAAAGCTTTCACTCTTAGGAGTGGTAAACAAACTAGTGAACCAGTTATCTATTCTACTGTAGCATCCCCAGATATTGGTGACATAAACCCTGATAGGAAGGTCGATGCTGAAGAGCTTGTAGATGTACCAGACAAAGAAGTACCGCCAACTGTCGTTCACATGCCTTATATTCGACCCTCGAAATTGTGGATGCAACTAAAAGTATCGCCTCAACCAAATGTACTTTTATCTATACCTTTTCCACAAAGATTCAAGAGGAATGAAAATTATAAACAGTATCAGCAGTTTTTGCATACACTGGAACAACTGCAGATCAACATCCCTTTAGTGGATGCTCCGGTACAAATTTCTAATTATAGGAAATTTATGAAAGACCTCTTGTCCAAGAAGAAAAAACTCACTGATGTTGAAACTATTGCACTCACAGAAGGCTGTAGTACTGTCTTGATAAATAAGTTTCCCCCTAAATTGAAAGATCCTGGAAGCTTTACCATTCCATGTTTGATTGGCAAATAA